A window of Devosia chinhatensis genomic DNA:
CGCCGAAATAGATCGGGTCGATGCCGGCGGCGACGACGACAGGCATCAGCACCGGCACGAGGATGGTGATGGCCGGGGTGAAATCGAGCACGCTGCCGATCAGGAACACGCCAAGCATCATCATCGCCATCAGCAGGATGGGCTGGTCGATGAACGGACCGAGCAATCCGATCACCTGGGCCGGCACATTGGCGACGGTGATCAGGAAGGCGGTGACGCTCGATGCTGCAACCAGAAGCATGATCACGGCCGTCAGTTTGGCGGAGCCGAGCAGGCAATCATAAAGCCCCTTCAGCGTCAGTTCGCGATAGATGACCATGCTGACAAACAGCGCATAGGCGGCCGCGACAATGCCCGCTTCGGTCGGCGTGAAGACCCCCATGCGCAGGCCCACGATGATGATGACCGGCAGCAGCAGCGCCCAGACGGCATCGCGCAGGGCCTTCAGCACGTCGCGCAGGCTGCGGCGCGGCAGGGTGGGGGTATTGTCCCGACGGGAAATGATGAACCAGGCGACGACCAGGCTGAGCGCCATCAGGAGCCCCGGCACGATGCCGGCGAGGAACAGCTTGACGATCGAGAGGTTGGCGGTGACACCGAGAACGACGAAACCGATCGATGGCGGGATGACGGGGGCAATGATGCCGGTTGCTGCCATCAGGCCGGAGGTGCGACCCACCGGATAGCCGGCCTTGAGCATGATCGGCAGCAGCATGACGGCCAGCGTCGCGGTGTCGGCAATCGCGGAGCCGGACAGCGTTGCGAGCACGACGCCGGTGCCGATCACCACGTAGCCCAGGCCGCCGCGCAGATGGCCGAACAGGGCCATTGCGACGTCCACGATGCGGCGCGATAGACCGCCTGCGGTCATCAGCTCGCCGGCCAGCATGAAGAACGGGATGGCCATCAGCGGATAGCTGTCGGCGCCGTCGATCATCTTCTGGGCGAGGATCTGCGGATCCATCATGCCCAGCATCCACATCATGGCGACGGCACAGACCATCAGCGCATAGGCGACGGGAATGCCGATAGCCATGCCGACGCCGAGCGAGGCGAGAAAGATCACAAGGCTCATTTTGCGGCCTCTTCGGTCGGCAGGACATTGGGCTGGAGCTGACTGTGATCGCCACGCGCCGAACGATAGAGATTGAAGCAGAGGATCAGCACCCAAAGGACGGCCGCAGCGACACCGGCGGCATACATCCAGCCGACCGAAATGCCCGAGAGCGGCATGTGATTGCCCCAGTTGAGCTGGGTCTGACGCAGGCTGCCCTGGAACACCATCCAGCACACGCCGAGCATGCAGAGATGGGCCACCCACAAAAAGGCAACGCGCACCCGCGGCGGCAGCCGGTTGATGACGGCATCAACGGAGATATGGGCACCCTGGCGCAGGGCGACGACGCTGCCCAGCATGATGATCCAGACGAAAATCAGGCGCGAAATTTCCACGGAGATGGGGATGCCCGACCGCATGCCGTAGCGCAGCACGACGTTCCAGAACACCAGCAGGCACATGACCGCCATGCCTAGGACGAGCAGGTGCTCCATCCACCTAAATATAAAGAATTTGGATTTCTCCACCGCCATGCCTCCTCAAATGCACAAGGGCCGCCTTGATGTGGCGGCTCTTCATCCCTTGTGCATGCTGGTTTTTCTAGCGGCGGGGAAGCAAGCTGTATAATGATGTGATCTGATAATGATATGAGGGGGAGTTATATCTATGCTGCCATCACTGGACTCCATGACCAGCCGGTTGCGCCTCAGGCACTTCCGCCTTTTGATGGCCATCGACGAGCACGGAACCATCCTCAAGGCGGCTGAGGCGGTTGCACTGACGCAACCCGGCGCCACCAAAGCCTTGCAGGAAATAGAAAATGCGATGGGCGAGACGCTGTTCGTGCGCACGCGGCGCGGGCTGGAGCCGAACGAGCTGGGCCATTGCGTGATCCGCTATGCACGGCTGATCATGACCGACATGCGCCATCTCCGCGACGAGATGAAAGCCGCGCTGGAGGGGGCGGGCGGGCGCCTGTCGGTGGGCATGATCATGGGCGCGGTGCCGCTGGCCATGGAGGGATTGTCGCGCCTGCTCACGCGCCAGCCGCAATTGTCGGTGCAGGTGCATGAGGAAACCAGCGCCCGGCTGCTGCACCTGATCGACGATGGTCGGCTCGACATCGCCATCTGCCGCACGAGCGTCAGCCATCGTCCCGAGCAATACCGCACGATCAAGGTCAAGGAAGAGGTGCTGTGCATCGCGGTCAGTTCCGACCATCCCTGCGCCAGCATGGGCGAGGTAACCCTCGACGACGTGGCCAGCTATCCCTGGATCGTCTGTTCGGCAAACATGCCGATGCGACGGCTGCTGGAGCGGGAATTCAACGAATACGGGCTGCAATTCCCTCATAACCTTGTCGAGACCACGTCGGCCTTCGCGACCATGTCGCTGATGCGCCACAGCCACCAGATGGTGGCGCTGCTTTCCACAGACGTGGGCAATTTCTTTGCGCAGTCGGCCGCAATCCGCGTGCTGCCGGTCAATCTGCGGACCAAGTCGGAGCCCTATATGCTGGTGACGCGGGGCGACCGCATGGAATCACCGGTCATGCGCATGTTCATCGAGGAAATGACCGGCCAGAAGGCGCCGTTACTCGACGACGAAGCCATGCTGGTCGCCGCCGAGTAACAGGTTCACATGGCTTTGCGCTGGTGCTTGGCCGGTGCCTCAGCGGCCCTGCCAATGGCGGCGCAGCGTGCTGGGCGTATGCATGTTGTCATAGAGATAGGCCCAGAAGTCGCGCCGCTGCTCGGGCTGCACCGTCTTCCAGATCTCGTGCACGGCCATGTCGCCTCCATAATAGGCATAGACGAAGGGCGCCCTGAGATTGTGGCCGAGAAAGGCCAGCCGGGACCGGGCGGTGACCGGGTCCTGAAGGGCCTTTTCGGCGACCACGGGCACGATCTCGTCGAGGCTCATCCCCTGTTCGTGCATCATCCAGGCGGCATTGCAGCGCATGGCGCTGCGCAGCCGCTGCAGGGCCACGCCAAGCTCGTCTTCCGGGCCATGGACCCAGTCGAGGAAGAACAGGCCATTATCGGCGATGCCTTCGAACAGGGCGCTGCTGGCCGAACTGGTGACCACCTGCGCGCCGTCGAGCGGCATGCGGCCTTCGGCTACGGCACGCTCGCGGATGTTCATATGCACGAGATGGCCGGGGAAGACCTCGTGTGTTGCCAGATGCTTGAGTGAAAAGCGCGTATAGGGGAAGTCGAGGTTGAGCAGCACCTTGCGCGTGGGATAGTCGCAATAGGCCGAGAAGGGGACCTGGGTGACGCCCTCGGGCTCCATCCATTCATGCGCGAACGGATACATGCTGGCGCTGACCCGGTCACGACCCTCTGCGATGAGATCGCGCAGGACATCGAGCACCGATGAGGCCGGAATGCGGGCCTGCGCTTCCCAGCGCGCAAAGTCTTCGCCCAGGCTGCCCCCGCCATAGCCGAGTTCATCCAGCTTCTGCCGGATGATGCCGCGATAGGTTTCGAGTTCGGCATCGGGCACCATTTGCTGCGGCACCCGGATCTGTCTGCGGACGCGGTCGGCGAAAGAGATCGGCCGCTCCTCGAACGTGTCCAAGAGGGCGAGCAGGGAATCGATCATCTCGCCCACATAATCGGCGCGCAGAGCACTTTCCGATTGGGTGGGGAGCCGTGCCGCCAGCGCGCTCAATTCCTCCCGGGCGTGGCCATAATCGCGCAAAGGGCGCGGGGCGACTTCGGCCATCGCCACCGGAATGAGGCCTTCCTTGTCGAGAAACCCGTCGCTGCGGGGCGTGCTGCGATAGAGCGCGTCGATGCCGGCGGTCAGCTCTGCAAGGTCCTTGCCGATCTGCATGTCCATTGCTCCTAGTGGTGTCCGGCAACCGGCTTGGGATGGTAGGGTGCTTCCATCAGCTTGACGTCATCCTCGCTGAGCTGAACCTCGAGCGCGGCGATGGCGTCATCGAACTGATGCAGCTTGGAAATGCCGACGATGGGGGCGGTGATGCCCGGGCGGGTCGCCACCCAGGCATAGGCGATCTGTGCAGCAGGGCGGCCATGGCGCTCCGCAACCTGCCGGACGGCGGCGACAACCGCGTCGTCCTGCTCCTTGCTGCGGTCATAGAGGGCGCCAGCGGTCTTGTCCGTCTGCGAGCGGGTGGTTTCGTCGCTCGTGCGACCGGCTAGCCGTCCGCGGGCGAGGGGGCTCCAGGGGATGACCCCGACGCCCTCGGACCGGCAGAGGGGCAGCATTTCGCGCTCTTCTTCGCGATAGATCAGATTGTAATGGGGCTGCATGGACACGAATTTTGCCCAGCCATGCGCCTTTTGCAGGCCAAGGGCCTTCATGAATTGCCAGGCATGCATCGAGGAGGCGCCGAGATAGCGAACCTTGCCGGCGCGCACGACATCGTTGAGCGCATCGAGCGTTTCCTCGAGCGGGGTGTCGTAGTCGAACCGGTGCAGCTGGTAGAGGTCGATATAGTCGGTGCCCAGGCGCTTGAGGCTGCCGTCGACCGCCTCGAAGATGTGCTTGCGCGACAGGCCGCGATCGTTGGGGTCGGTGCTCATCGGATTGTAGAGCTTGGTGGCAAGCACCAGCTTGTGGCGCGGAATCGGCTTGAGGACCCGGCCCACGACGTCTTCGCTTGCCCCGGCCGAATACATGTCTGCCAAATCGAAGAAATTGATCCCCAGGTCGACCGCCTTGTCGATGATCGGGCGCGAGGCCTCCTCGTCCAGCACCCAGGGCGCCCAGTTCGGGGAACCGAAGGTCATGCAGCCCAAGGCCAGCCGCGACACTTTGAGTCCAGTACGACCGAGATTGACATAATCCATTAGAACACCTCGCTTGTTTCAAAATGGGCCATTGCGAGCACGTGCCGCCCTTATGGCCTTCAAAATGCTTTATGTGCAGCAATCTGTGCACATAAAAGCGGCGAAATCAAATGCTGCGCGAAAGTTTCTCATCCCTATTGCGTCATCCCGAACTCATGGGTACGGTGGGTGTATCAACGTGGTAGAACACATGTTCACATTCGACGCCTCCAGCATCGACAAGTCGCTCCCGGTTCCGGTGGGAACGCAGCTGCATGGACTTCTGAGCTATGTGCTCTCGTTCAGCGACATGCCCTATGGCACCAAGCTGCAATCGGTTCGTCAGCTCGCTGCCGAACTCGGCGTGGCGCCGATGACGGTGAGCCAGGTCTATCAGCAGCTGCGCGATGACGGCCTGATAGAGATGCGGGCGGGACTGGGCGCCTTCACGGTGCGCGATCCGCGTCGGGCGCTGGACGACAACCAGCCCATCAATGCCCTCAGCCGCGACATCGACGCCATCATCGCCAAGGCCGAAGCCCTGGGCGTGCCGGCCATGTCGCTGGTTGCCATGATCAATGCACGCGCGCACATGCGCCGGCCCGAACTGGGGCTCAACATCGTCTTCGTCTGCATCTTCGAGGGGCCCGGCCGCGATTATGTCGACCAGATCCGTCCCACGCTGTCGGTGCTCGATACGATCGAGCTCGTTACGCTGGAGAGCCTGCGCCAGGAGGGCCCGCAACGCCGGGCATGCCTCGCGGCCGACCTGGTGGTGACCTTCGGGCATCGCGAGGCGGAAGTGCGGACCCTGCTCAAGGGTGCGGACGTGCTGGGACTGCGCTTCCTGCCGTCGCAGCGCACCCGACAGACCCTGGCCGGTCTCGACCCGCGGGCCCGCGTCGCCGCCGTCACCCACTTTCAGGAATACATCGCCATCATGAGGCCCAGCGTGCGCGAATTCGCGCCGCATGTCTCGGACATCCGCGTGACCTGGTCGTCCGCCCCGGACCTCACCGAGATCCTGGCGGCCTGCGATGCCGTGGTCTTTGCCTCGGGCGCCGATCACATCGCCCAGCTCGTCCGACCCGGCGTCCAGTGCTTCGAATATCGGCATGCCCCCGATCCGGGCGCGCTCGAAACAATCCTTGCTCCTCGACTGACGGCCCTGCGCCAATCCAAGGGCGGTCAGGGCGCGGAGCGGAATAGTGCCTAGGTTTCAAGGAAGGGAACACAAGTGAAGCATTTTCTGTTGACCACCAGCGCCATCGTCGCGCTGAGTTTCATGCCCGTGCAGGCCGGCATGGCCCAGGACAGCAACACGCTGGTCGTGGGCATGGACGTCGATGCCGGAACGCTCGATCCGCGCCTGATGCGCGACACGACGGCATCGCGCACCGCCGATCTCATCTATTCGGGCCTCGTGCACATCACGCCGAGCCTCGAGGCCGTGCCGGACCTGGCCGAAAGCTGGGAAACGCCCGATCCCACCACCTTCATCTTCAAGCTGCGCCCTGACCTGACCTTTTCGGATGGCAGCCCGCTGACGGCAGATGACGTCGTGTTCACCTTCACGACGCTGATCGATCCCGACCTCAACGCGCCCTCGCGCGCGCTCTATACCCCGATCAGCGCCGTGGAAGCGGTGGATGCGCAGACCGTCAAGTTCACCCTGAGCGCGCCCTATGCGCCGCTCCTGAGCTATCTCGATATCGGTATCGTTCCCAAGGCGCTGGTCGAAGGCGGCCACGACATCGCGCTCAACCCGGTCGGCGCGGGCCCGATGAAGCTGGTGTCCTGGAACCGTGGCAGCGAGATCGTCCTCGAAGCCAACGAGAATTACTGGGGCGAGGCTCCGGCCATCGAGAACGTCACGCTCAAGATCATCGGCGACAATTCCGCCCGCTCGCAGGCCTTCGAGGCCGGTGACCTCGACGTCGTGCAATCGCCGCTGGCGCCGCAGGATATCGAGCGTCTTTCAGCCGATGACCGCTTCGGCAATGTCATCACCGCTGGCCTGGGCGTGAACTACCTGAACTTCAACGCCAAGGACCCGCTCCTGGCCGACCCGAAGATGCGCCAGGCCTTCGCCATGCTGGTGGACCAGGACACCATCGTCAACGACATCTATGAAGGCGTCGACCAGGTCGCGACCTCCATCATCCTGCCCTCGTCCTGGGCCTATTCCGACAGCATCACGCAGCCGACCTTCGACATCGACGGCGCCATCGCGCTGTTCAACGAGCTGGGCTGGTCGGACACCGATGGCGACGGCATCCTCGACAAAGACGGCAAGCCGCTCGAAGTGACGCTCGCCACCCACAGCGAAGACACCAACCGCGTCCAGACCGTGGAATTCCTGCAGGCCATGTTCGAGGCCGCCGGCGTCAAGGCGATCGCGCAGATCAGCGACTGGCCGTCCTTCTCGACCAATTACGTCCAGCAGGGCAAGCACCAGATCGCGCTGCTCGGCTGGCTGAACATCGTTGATCCCGATCGTCTGATGTTCGCGCAGCTGACCACCGACGGGCCGACCAATTGGGGTGGCTATTCCAACCCGCAGGTCGACGAGCTGCTGCAGCTGGGTCGCTCGACGCTGGACCAGGCCGGCCGCGCCGAAGCCTATCAGGACGCCGCGGCGATCATCGCCGAAGAGCTGCCCTATTATATCGTCTCGGCTCAGGGGTATCAGCTGTTCTACGCCAAGGATCTGCCCATCGATGAAGTGCAGGCCACCCCGCGCGGCAATCTGCGCGGCCTGATCGGCTACACCGACTGATCAACCGAACGAAAATGGCCGGCGCTTCGTGCGCCGGCCTCCCCCACCCAGAACGGGAGTACCGGCGATGGCCTTCAACCAGCGTCTGGGCGCGGATTTCTATGCGTCCGTCCAGCGTGATCTCCGCACCGCGATGGCCCGCGATGGCATTGATGTGCTGTTGCTCGATAGCAATGACGACATCATCTATACGACCGGCTTTTCCCACTACACCACCGAACGGCCCGTGGTCTTTGCCCTGACGCAGGACAAGGCCCTTCTGCTTGTACCTGAGCTCGAGCGCCACCATGCACTCGCCCAGGACAGTGCCGCCGAACTCGTGGTCTATTTCGAATTTCCCGGCCGCGACCGCCCATTTTCGGTTCTGGCGCGGACGCTGGGCGACATCGGTGGCGTCATCGGTCACTCGGCAGGCGTTTCCGTTGGACGCCTGGGCCAGATCGGCGCGGCCTTTCCCAATGCGCGTCTTTCGGCGTCGAGCATTGTTTCCACCATGCGGCTGCGCAAGCGTCCCGAAGAGGTGGTGTTGCAGCGCGAAGCGGCCCGTATCTCCGATTCCATGGTGCAGGCGGGCGTTGACCTCCTCAGCGAGGCGCTGACGACCGGCTCACGCATGCCCACCGAGATCGAGATCGAGGCCCATATCATCCGGCATGCGCTCGACATCATGAACCACGAGCACGAAAACCTGATGCTGGTGCAGGGCATTGCCGGAGGCCTGGTCTATTCGGGCCTGCGCTCGGCGTTCCCCCATGGCATGCCCAGCGGGCATCGTCCGGCCCGGGGCGAGAGCATGATCCTGTCGCTGGGCTGCCGTGTCGGTGGCCGGGCAGCGGAAAGCGAGCGCACCTTCATTCTGGGCGAACCCAGCAAGGAGCAGGAGCGCTTCTATAATCTGGCACAGGAGGCGCAGGCTATCGGCACGGCCGGACTTGTGGCCGGGGCAACCTGTGCTTCGGCGGACGACCGGGCGCTGACCTTTTTGCGCGATGCCGGCATGAACCAGTATTGCCTGCACCGGGTGGGGCACGGCATGGGCGTCATGTTTCACGAGCCGCCCTGGGTCGAAGGCGGGGACGAAACCATTCTCGAGCCCGGCATGGTCTGTTCGTCCGAGCCTGCCCTCTACGTACCCGGACTGGGCGGTTTCCGCCTGGCCGATACGGTGCTGGTCACCACGGACGGGCCGGACAGCCTGACCAAATTCCCGCGCAAACTCGACGAGGTCATCCTTGGCTGACCCTGCACGCATTCCACGAGGCTAGACCGCTATGCTCGCCTATGTCACCCGTCGCTTGCTGCTGCTGATCCCCATGGCGATCGGCATGGTGATCGTTACCTTCGGCCTGTTGCTGCTCATCCCCGGCGATCCGGCCGCCGTGCTGCTCGGACAGGACGCGACACCCGAGGCCATCAACAATCTGCGCAACAGCCTGGGGCTCAACGATCCCTGGTATATTCGGCTCTGGGACTATTTCGCGGCCCTGCTGCGCGGCGATATGGGCCAGTCCATCTTCCAGAACCAGCCGGTCGCGCAGATCATTGCCGGTCGCCTGGGCGCTACGGTCGAACTGGCCATCGTGGCCCTTCTTCTTGCCAGTATCATCGGCATCACGCTGGGCGTGCTGGCGGCGATCCGGCAGGGGTCCTGGGTCGATACGGTCACCATGCTCTTCGCCCAGCTCGGCGTATCCATGCCGGTTTATTGGCTGGGCCTGCTGCTGATGCTGCTTTTTGCCGTGCAGCTGGGCTGGCTGCCGTCTATCGGCCGCGGCGTGCCGATGCATGAAGCGATCTGGGCCGCCCTGACGGGGCGCCCGCAAGTGTTGTGGACCTCCATCAGCCATATCGCGCTTCCTGCTCTGGCGCTCGCTGCCAATTCGGCCGCGATCATTTCGCGGCTGGTACGCGCCTCCATGCTGGAAGTGCTGCGTGAGGATTTCGTGCGCACCGCCTATGCCAAGGGCCTGCGCAAGGGCAGGGTGGTGGTCCGCCATGCCCTGCGCAATGCGCTGCTGCCGGTGCTCAGCGTCATCGGCCTGCGCTTCGGCGCCCTGCTGGGCGGTGCGGTGCTCACCGAATCCATCTTTGCCTGGCCCGGCCTGGGCCAGCTGACCATCGCCGCAATCAGCCAGCGCGACCTGCCTCTCATCCAGGGCATCGTCCTGACCTTCGCCATCGTCTACGCGCTGGTGAACCTGATCGTCGACCTTCTCTATGCCGCGGTCGATCCGCGCGTGCGTCTGGGATAATGGCCATGCGACTGCCCAAGCCTCTCACCAATGTCTCGCTGGTCGTCGGCGCGCTGATTTCGCTGACCATCATCCTGCTGGCCATCTTCGCACCCTATGTGGCAACCCACGGGGTCGAGCAGATGGACATGCGCAACCGCTTCGACGGCCCGACCTTCGAGCACATCCTGGGAACCGACAATTTCGGTCGCGATCTGTGGTCCCGCCTGGTTTTCGGTGCACGGATCTCGCTCACCATTGCGGTGATCTCGGTAACGGCCTCTGCCCTCATCGGCACCGTCGTGGGCCTCGTGGCTGGCTATTTCGGCGGCTGGGTCGACCAGGTGCTGATGCGCATCACCGACATTTTCCTTGGCTTCCCGGCCATCGTACTAGCCCTGGCCATCGTCGCTGTCCTAGGGCCGGGCGTGCTCAACGTCTCGCTGGCCATCATCGTTGTGGCCTGGACCGAATATGCCCGTGTCGTGCGCTCGACCACGCTCGTGCTTCGCGAGCAGAACTACGTCCAGGCCGCCAAGGCCCTGGGCGCCAGCCCGCTGCGCATCCTGTTCCGCGAAATCCTGCCCAATGCCATGGGGCCGATCATCGTCCTGGCCTCGCTGGGCCTGGGCACCGCGATCATCTCGGAATCGGCGCTGAGCTTCCTCGGCTTCGGCCTGCCGCCTCCGGAGCCGACCTGGGGCTGGACCCTGGCCTATGGCACCCGCTTCATGCGCGACGCCCCCTGGCTCTCCATCATTTCGGGCCTGACCATCATGGTCACCGTGCTCGGTTTCAATCTCCTCGGCGACGGATTGCGGGACGTGCTCGATCCGCGTCAGCTCTCCCGCGCTGGAGCAAAGGCCGCCAAGGCCAAATAACCAAAGGAAAAACTTGAATGGTCAAGTCCATCAACCAGCTTCGCCCGAAGTTCACCACGCATGCCGATGGCAGCGACGCGGTCCTCTATATCCACGAACTGGTCGGTGAGCAGGACGGCCCCACGATCGGTATCTCCGCCGCGATCCACGGCAACGAGAACACCGGCTCGCAGGCCATTCTGGAACTCTATCGGCTGCTCAAGGACGTGCCGCTCAAGGGACGTATCCTGCTGCTCCCGGTGGCCAACCCCTATGCCTTTGCCGTCAACGAGCGCTATTCGACCATCGACAAGGTCGATCTCAATCGTCAGTTCCCCGGCAATCCCAAGGGCACCTATAGCCAGCAGCTCGCCCATGCCATGACCGAGCACTATCTGAACGTCATCGATGTCCATATCGACCTGCATTCGGGCACCGACCGGCCGACCGTCGACTACGTCTATATCTGGAATGACGAGCGCCTTTCGCGCGCCTTCGGCTCCAAGCTGCTCTACCGTCCGGTCGAGAACAAGCAGGGCACCGTCTTTGGCGGCACCACCAAGTCGGTGACCATCGACACCCGCAACATTCCGGTTGCGGTGATCGAGCTGGGCGGCGGGATTGTCGACCAGGGCCCCTATCTCAAGCGCACGGTCGACGGCGTCCTCAACATGCTCAAGACACTGGGCGCAATTCCAGGCGATCCCTGGACCAACCCGCAGCAAATCGTCGTCAACGAACTGGCCGGCATTCGTCCCAGCCAGGGCGGTTGGCTCGAGCCGCTGGCGCCCGCCAATGGCGAGATCATCAAGGGCGGCGAACTGCTCGGCCGGGTCGTCAGCCCCTATACGTTCGAGACGCTGGAAGAGATCCCGACGCCTTTCGAGAATGGCGTGATGATCATGCAGCACCTCACCCGCAACCTCGTCCATAGCGGCGATTATGGCTTCATGGTCGGCAATCTCGAAGGCGCCACCGACTGAGTGAAGAGAATGGATCGGCTTTTGGCCGAGACTGGAGACGACGGCAATGAGCCAGATCAGCACTGTGCAAGCACCCGCGATCGAGGTGAAGAACCTCGAAATCGAGATCATGGGCGGGCAGGGTCCGTTTTCCGTCGTCTCCGACATGAACTTGTCCGTGCGGCCGGGGGAAACGCTCTGCATCGTGGGCGAGAGCGGGTGCGGGAAATCCATGACCGCCCTGTCCCTGCTGCGCCTCCTGCCCGAGGCGGCCAAGGTGACGAAGGGCGAAATCCGCATAGATGGCGAGGATTTCCTGACCATGGGCCAGCGCCAGGTGGAGCAGTTCCGCGGCGAAAAGATCGCGATGATCTTTCAGGAGCCGCTGACCGCCCTCAACCCGGTGCTGCGCGTCGGCGAGCAGATTTCCGAGGCCGTGCGGGCCCACCGCAAATGCAGTGGCGCGGAGGCGCATGCGCGTGCCGTCGAGGTGCTGCGCATGGTGCAGATGCCCGACCCCGAACGCCGCGCCACCCAGTTTCCGCATGAATTGTCGGGTGGTATGCGCCAGCGCGCCATGATTGCGCTGGCTCTGGCTTGCGACCCCAAGATCATCATCGCCGATGAGCCGACCACGGCGCTCGACGTGACCATCCAGGCCCAGATCCTGGGGCTGATTTCCGATCTCCAGAAGCGCCTGGGCACGGCCCAGATCCTGATCACGCACGATCTGGGCGTGGTCTCGGAGGTCGCCGACCGGGTGATCGTCATGTATGCCGGGCGCAAGATCGAGGAGGCGAGCATCTTCGACCTCTTCGACAACCCCATCCATCCCTATACGATCGGACTCATGGGCGCCGTTCCCGGCGCCGGGGCAGCCTCGGAAGACGGCGACCGGCTGGCTGACATTCCCGGCACCGTACCCCCGCTCTGGAACCTGCCCAAGGGATGCGCCTTCGCCCCGCGTTGCCCGACCGCCTCGGCGCGCTGCCTTGAGGAGCGTC
This region includes:
- a CDS encoding ABC transporter permease produces the protein MRLPKPLTNVSLVVGALISLTIILLAIFAPYVATHGVEQMDMRNRFDGPTFEHILGTDNFGRDLWSRLVFGARISLTIAVISVTASALIGTVVGLVAGYFGGWVDQVLMRITDIFLGFPAIVLALAIVAVLGPGVLNVSLAIIVVAWTEYARVVRSTTLVLREQNYVQAAKALGASPLRILFREILPNAMGPIIVLASLGLGTAIISESALSFLGFGLPPPEPTWGWTLAYGTRFMRDAPWLSIISGLTIMVTVLGFNLLGDGLRDVLDPRQLSRAGAKAAKAK
- a CDS encoding succinylglutamate desuccinylase/aspartoacylase family protein, with amino-acid sequence MVKSINQLRPKFTTHADGSDAVLYIHELVGEQDGPTIGISAAIHGNENTGSQAILELYRLLKDVPLKGRILLLPVANPYAFAVNERYSTIDKVDLNRQFPGNPKGTYSQQLAHAMTEHYLNVIDVHIDLHSGTDRPTVDYVYIWNDERLSRAFGSKLLYRPVENKQGTVFGGTTKSVTIDTRNIPVAVIELGGGIVDQGPYLKRTVDGVLNMLKTLGAIPGDPWTNPQQIVVNELAGIRPSQGGWLEPLAPANGEIIKGGELLGRVVSPYTFETLEEIPTPFENGVMIMQHLTRNLVHSGDYGFMVGNLEGATD
- a CDS encoding ABC transporter ATP-binding protein produces the protein MSQISTVQAPAIEVKNLEIEIMGGQGPFSVVSDMNLSVRPGETLCIVGESGCGKSMTALSLLRLLPEAAKVTKGEIRIDGEDFLTMGQRQVEQFRGEKIAMIFQEPLTALNPVLRVGEQISEAVRAHRKCSGAEAHARAVEVLRMVQMPDPERRATQFPHELSGGMRQRAMIALALACDPKIIIADEPTTALDVTIQAQILGLISDLQKRLGTAQILITHDLGVVSEVADRVIVMYAGRKIEEASIFDLFDNPIHPYTIGLMGAVPGAGAASEDGDRLADIPGTVPPLWNLPKGCAFAPRCPTASARCLEERPPLVEKRPGHWAACWDHVDAA